The DNA region AACAGCAGGGCACTTAACAGAACGGAGATTTTTCGACGTTGTAGCAAAACCTATTTTCCTAACCACGGCAGTGGATTGACGGCCTGTCCCTGACGTCGGATTTCAAAATAGAGCGACGGCGTACCGCGGCCACCACTGGTGCCGACCAGTGCGATAGGCTGTCCTGCCTTCACCTGCGTACCCACGCTCACCAGCGCACTCTGGTTGTAGCCATAGAGACTCATATCGCCTTTGCCGTGCTCCAGCACCACAACCAGCCCGTAGCCCTGCAGCCAGTCAGCCATCAGCACACGACCGTCGGCGATCGCCCTGACTTCGGTGCCTTCGCGTGCATCGATGACCAGTCCTTTCCAGCGTAATTCACCCTGCAGCTGTTCGCCAAAGCGATGTTCGATGCGGCCACGTACCGGCCACATCGCCTGTCCGCCTGCACGGCCCAGTCCACCGGTGCGGGCCACCAGTTCGCGTTCGCTCTGGGTCGGCTGATAGCTGGAGCCTTTGGCTTTCGCCTGTGCCTGACGCTGACGCACTTTTTCGGCCTCACGCGCTTCGCGGGCGGCGCGTTCGCGTGCCTCGCGTTCCGCCCGGGCAATTTTATCCTGCAGGCGGCTTTCGTTCTGCCGCATCTCAACCAGATCGGCCTGATCTTTCTCCAGCGCGCTTTCCAGCGATGTCAGGGTCTTTTTACGGGCGTCGCTCGCCTGCTGCAGCTTCTGCTGCTGACCCTGCTGCTGGGCGAGTAAGGTTTTCTGCTGCTGTTGCTTCTGCTCCAGCGCGGCGCGTTGCTGATCCAGGTCCTGACGCGTCTTTTGCAGCGATTCGATGCTTTTCTGACGGGCCGCGTTCAGATAGCCGAAATAAGCCAGAATGCGCTCGCTGCGCTGGCTCTCTTCGCCGCCGAGTAAAAGCTGCACGCCGCTGTGCTGACCCTGACGGAACGCCGCATCAAGCTGCCCGGACAGCAGGTTTTCCTGCTGGCTTTGCTGTTTCTCGAGGCGGGCGATAGAGGCGGTAAGCTGCTTTATCTCGTCATTCAGGGCGGAGAGGCTGTTGCGGGTGTCACGCAACTGGCGGCTCGCCTGCGCGATGATTTTTTCCTGGCTCTGAAGCTGATCCAGCAATTTACTGCGCTGCACTTTCTGCGCTTTGACGCTTTTCTCTTTCTCAGCAATGTTTTGCTGGATGGATTGCAGCTGAGATTTGCTGTCTTCCGCACTTTGGGCTGCGGCAGGCAATAACAGTGCGCCCGCACAAAGCAGGCTAAGGGAGAGGCTGGACAGGTGGTTGAACAACGGCAGGTTATCGCCGTTGGAACGGGTCCTTGTGTGCGAAACGGTTGTTTTTCCCTTCATAGGCCAATGATTATTCCACGATGAACCGCCGCTTACCAGTGCTCCCCACGGGCATTTGCTTTT from Pantoea deleyi includes:
- the envC gene encoding murein hydrolase activator EnvC — protein: MKGKTTVSHTRTRSNGDNLPLFNHLSSLSLSLLCAGALLLPAAAQSAEDSKSQLQSIQQNIAEKEKSVKAQKVQRSKLLDQLQSQEKIIAQASRQLRDTRNSLSALNDEIKQLTASIARLEKQQSQQENLLSGQLDAAFRQGQHSGVQLLLGGEESQRSERILAYFGYLNAARQKSIESLQKTRQDLDQQRAALEQKQQQQKTLLAQQQGQQQKLQQASDARKKTLTSLESALEKDQADLVEMRQNESRLQDKIARAEREARERAAREAREAEKVRQRQAQAKAKGSSYQPTQSERELVARTGGLGRAGGQAMWPVRGRIEHRFGEQLQGELRWKGLVIDAREGTEVRAIADGRVLMADWLQGYGLVVVLEHGKGDMSLYGYNQSALVSVGTQVKAGQPIALVGTSGGRGTPSLYFEIRRQGQAVNPLPWLGK